The proteins below are encoded in one region of Sander lucioperca isolate FBNREF2018 chromosome 11, SLUC_FBN_1.2, whole genome shotgun sequence:
- the LOC116058759 gene encoding ribosyldihydronicotinamide dehydrogenase [quinone]-like — MAGKKVLIVYAHQSSGSFSAAAKDAAVEVLAAQDCTVEVSDLYAMKFKATATAEDITGEVKNADHFCYAEETKLAWEEGKLCSDIMEEQRKLTQADLVIFQFPMYWFTVPAIVKGWIDRVLTLGYAHSPENRYSQGIFKDKKAMLSFTTGSPESMFSANGINGDMNVTLWPLQNGILHYCGFQVLAPQIFWAPSYVPPEARSTMLEGWRKRLQGLLGEKPLSFTPLDCFDGESYQLKPEVCEKHATKEYGLTVGIHLGKALPPNSQMKAGV; from the exons ATGG CTGGAAAGAAAGTGTTGATCGTGTACGCCCACCAGAGCTCTGGCTCATTCAGCGCTGCAGCTAAAGATGCCGCAGTGGAAGTTTTGGCCGCTCAGGATTGCACAGTAGAAGTATCTGACCTGTATGCCATGAAGTTTAAAGCCACTGCTACTGCCGAGGACAtcaccg GAGAAGTTAAGAACGCTGATCACTTCTGTTATGCGGAGGAGACTAAACTGGCATGGGAGGAAGGAAAACTGTGCTCTGACATCATGGAGGAACAACGTAAACTCACTCAGGCAGACCTCGTCATCTTTCAG TTCCCCATGTACTGGTTCACTGTTCCTGCTATCGTGAAGGGCTGGATCGACCGGGTGCTCACACTGGGCTACGCGCACTCCCCAGAGAATCGATACAGTCAGGGAATTTTCAAG GACAAGAAAGCCATGCTGTCCTTCACCACTGGGTCTCCTGAGTCCATGTTCAGTGCAAATGGCATTAATGGAGACATGAACGTCACACTGTGGCCACTACAG AATGGCATCCTGCACTACTGTGGCTTCCAGGTTCTGGCTCCTCAGATCTTCTGGGCTCCGTCTTACGTTCCTCCTGAGGCACGCAGCACCATGCTGGAAGGCTGGCGTAAACGACTGCAAGGCCTCCTGGGAGAAAAACCACTTTCCTTCACTCCCTTGGATTGCTTTGATGGAGAGAGTTACCAACTGAAGCCTGAGGTCTGTGAGAAACATGCCACCAAGGAGTATGGACTAACGGTGGGGATCCACCTGGGAAAGGCACTCCCACCCAACAGCCAGATGAAAGCTGGAGTCTGA